From the genome of Lawsonella clevelandensis, one region includes:
- a CDS encoding WYL domain-containing transcriptional regulator: MKTSQKVALALDIIPYLANHGGITRREAAAHFGISPRELTSILEIAVCCGIPGYYGGDLLDIDIWGDNIYVYTAQGLEKPLRLTTAERAALTLALEHVDKVPGLTNHTAVHSVLAKLTGQPSASSGSADTAAPTGGIPGATEILSTAITDRRVLTLDYLRGTGELTPGRRVLPYRIIIRKGFAYLIAWSLDAHELRQFRLDRIVQLHPDTLWAGEEPLHIADIERYCTDGETAKEAYVTLRHDAVWLAELLGITITDSNSSTLYGVLPYFTEAWLLRMAQRYADYMVVCRPKHIEKTVVDRAAQALAR; this comes from the coding sequence ATGAAGACCTCACAAAAAGTCGCCCTCGCTCTCGACATTATCCCGTATCTCGCCAACCATGGCGGTATCACTCGCCGTGAAGCAGCTGCGCATTTCGGGATTTCACCCCGCGAGCTCACCTCCATCCTCGAGATAGCGGTCTGCTGTGGCATCCCCGGATACTATGGCGGCGATCTTCTCGATATAGATATTTGGGGCGATAATATCTACGTCTATACAGCGCAGGGATTGGAGAAACCTCTCCGCCTTACGACTGCTGAGCGAGCTGCGCTTACTCTGGCGCTGGAGCACGTTGATAAAGTCCCCGGGCTAACCAACCACACAGCAGTCCACAGTGTGCTCGCTAAGCTGACGGGCCAGCCGTCTGCCTCCAGTGGGTCAGCTGACACAGCTGCACCCACTGGAGGAATACCAGGTGCGACCGAAATCCTCTCGACTGCTATTACCGATAGGCGAGTGCTGACGCTTGACTATCTTCGCGGTACAGGTGAGCTGACACCAGGCCGCCGAGTTTTGCCCTACCGGATCATTATCCGCAAGGGATTCGCCTATCTCATTGCCTGGTCCTTGGATGCGCACGAACTCCGACAATTCCGACTGGATCGCATCGTTCAGCTTCATCCTGACACCCTGTGGGCAGGGGAGGAACCGCTTCACATCGCCGACATTGAGCGCTACTGTACAGATGGCGAGACGGCCAAGGAAGCATACGTCACCTTGCGTCATGACGCAGTCTGGCTGGCAGAACTGCTGGGAATCACCATTACCGACAGTAACTCCAGCACGCTCTACGGCGTGCTGCCGTACTTTACTGAAGCGTGGTTGCTGCGGATGGCACAACGCTACGCAGACTACATGGTGGTATGCCGACCTAAACATATAGAAAAGACTGTTGTGGACCGAGCCGCGCAGGCGTTAGCGCGGTAG
- a CDS encoding ubiquitin-like protein Pup — MPQAQVFGGHGSGEDDVEFGGGQAHLHASVDEADDLLDEIDSMLGTNAEQFVLSFIQKGGE, encoded by the coding sequence ATGCCACAGGCACAGGTTTTCGGAGGCCACGGTAGTGGCGAGGATGACGTGGAGTTTGGAGGCGGCCAGGCTCACCTGCATGCATCAGTCGACGAAGCCGACGACCTCCTTGACGAAATTGACAGCATGCTCGGTACCAACGCTGAACAGTTCGTCCTTTCCTTTATCCAAAAGGGCGGGGAGTAA
- the dop gene encoding depupylase/deamidase Dop translates to MSKYARSLGTEVEFGIVTPDTPLLSPISSSTDVVLAYAYSLGMAADTRTRWDFSPEHPLRDARGYDLGIARPSPRINPNAPGLANLVLPNGGRFYVDHAHPEFSTPEVADPLDAVIWDKAGERIAYEATKILASLPDSYPVVLYKNNVDGKGASYGAHENYLVKRSLDFTTLAQQLMPFFVTRTVYTGAGRVGIGTTSQAAGFQISQRADYIETDISLETTLNRGLINTRDEPHADADMWRRLHVIVGDANMSEVATYLKVGLTMLVIIAIEAGVDFSDLVLADPVEAVKAVSRDLTLQVPLPLLSGGEMTALDIQEQYRSRVYAFLYGKREPHVPAMSPHHSCFSKERTEDLCTWWKKVLKDLRSDPMATSHYLDWTAKLALLTKLQERYQCGWDDARLTALDFSYSDLRPSGIYNKLVAAGRMRLMVDEAAVRTAVTHAPTTTRAWLRGALVEKFGSAIVAASWDSISVAGPNDGVYTLRIGDPLSLGEANCAPIVDNEDNPETILRRVSSELLEGER, encoded by the coding sequence GTGAGTAAATACGCCCGGTCTCTCGGCACTGAGGTGGAATTCGGCATTGTTACACCAGACACACCCCTCCTCAGTCCGATTTCCAGTTCTACCGATGTGGTGCTGGCGTACGCCTACTCCCTAGGTATGGCTGCTGATACTCGAACTCGCTGGGATTTTTCCCCCGAGCATCCCTTGCGTGATGCACGCGGCTACGACCTGGGTATTGCTCGACCGAGCCCTCGTATCAACCCCAATGCTCCCGGTCTAGCCAACCTTGTCCTCCCCAACGGAGGACGCTTCTATGTAGACCACGCACACCCCGAGTTTTCAACGCCGGAGGTTGCGGACCCGCTCGATGCCGTTATCTGGGATAAAGCAGGGGAGAGAATAGCGTATGAAGCGACAAAGATCCTCGCGTCCCTCCCGGACTCTTACCCGGTAGTGCTCTACAAAAATAACGTTGACGGCAAAGGAGCCTCGTACGGTGCACACGAGAACTATCTCGTAAAACGTTCCTTAGACTTTACGACGCTCGCACAACAGCTTATGCCGTTCTTTGTTACGCGCACGGTCTACACTGGGGCTGGTCGCGTTGGGATTGGTACCACTAGTCAGGCCGCCGGATTCCAGATTTCGCAGCGCGCAGACTATATCGAAACCGATATCAGTTTGGAGACCACCCTTAATCGCGGCCTTATTAATACTCGCGATGAACCGCATGCTGATGCAGACATGTGGCGGCGTCTTCATGTCATCGTCGGTGACGCCAACATGTCGGAGGTTGCCACTTATCTCAAGGTAGGACTGACCATGCTGGTCATCATCGCCATCGAGGCTGGTGTTGATTTTTCTGATCTAGTACTGGCAGACCCTGTTGAGGCGGTAAAAGCGGTCTCCCGTGACCTCACCTTGCAGGTTCCGCTTCCCCTCTTGTCAGGAGGAGAAATGACGGCGCTCGATATACAAGAGCAGTACCGTAGCCGTGTCTACGCTTTCCTGTACGGTAAGCGAGAACCGCATGTTCCGGCTATGTCCCCCCACCACAGCTGTTTTTCGAAAGAACGCACCGAGGACCTCTGTACATGGTGGAAAAAGGTGTTGAAGGATCTCCGCAGTGATCCCATGGCCACCTCCCATTATCTCGACTGGACGGCAAAGCTAGCACTGCTCACCAAGCTTCAAGAACGCTACCAGTGCGGGTGGGATGACGCCCGGCTCACTGCACTCGACTTTTCCTATAGTGATCTCCGCCCTTCCGGTATCTACAACAAGTTGGTTGCTGCTGGCCGCATGCGCCTGATGGTCGATGAAGCGGCCGTTCGCACCGCTGTTACACACGCACCAACGACGACACGCGCCTGGTTGCGGGGTGCTTTGGTGGAAAAGTTCGGTTCAGCCATCGTCGCAGCATCGTGGGACAGTATCTCCGTCGCCGGTCCCAACGATGGCGTGTATACGTTGCGGATTGGCGATCCGCTCTCACTGGGAGAGGCGAACTGCGCCCCTATTGTGGACAATGAAGACAACCCCGAGACGATCCTACGACGGGTATCGTCAGAACTGTTGGAAGGAGAACGATAA
- the pafA gene encoding Pup--protein ligase, which translates to MRRRIAGVETEYGIACMVNGKQRLNADEIAHHFFTPVVHTYHSSNIFTKNGSRLYLDVGSHPEYATCECDSVDQLLTYIRAGDEDMNELAILAEQGLAHGTIGGDVYIFKNNTDASGNSFGSHENYLIERTDDFFRISQTLIPFLVTRQLICGAGKVLTDPHTGETTYRLSQRAEHVFDGVSSATTRSRPIINTRDEPLSDSSLYRRMHVIVGDSSMAEPTTALKLGSTLLMLEMLEEGVNVPNFYPQDPIEAIRIVSHGLDGQAEFSLKAGGTATALQVQQVFCDAATHYLAHRPTDSQTSRYLWVVDLWARVLAAVESGDLSPISADIDWVIKKTLLDRQIARHGIDLSDPRCAKLDLTYHDIRPGRGIFPLMEARGLINRLTDPAEVESARSIPPSTTRANMRGRFIAQCLDSETPFSADWTHIKRLSYDPCELELNDPFVPMTPKAESLISSIG; encoded by the coding sequence ATGCGTCGTCGCATCGCGGGAGTCGAGACTGAATACGGCATTGCCTGCATGGTGAACGGCAAACAGCGGCTTAACGCCGATGAGATTGCCCACCACTTTTTCACCCCCGTTGTTCACACCTACCATTCGTCGAACATTTTCACGAAGAATGGCTCGCGGCTCTACCTCGATGTTGGGTCTCACCCGGAATACGCCACCTGCGAATGCGACTCCGTTGATCAACTTCTCACCTATATTCGTGCAGGTGACGAAGATATGAATGAGCTTGCTATCCTTGCCGAGCAAGGATTGGCACACGGCACCATCGGTGGCGACGTCTACATTTTTAAAAACAACACCGATGCCTCTGGAAACTCATTCGGCTCTCACGAGAACTACCTTATCGAACGAACCGATGACTTCTTTCGTATCTCTCAGACTCTTATTCCCTTCCTGGTAACACGACAGCTCATTTGCGGGGCAGGAAAAGTCCTCACCGATCCTCACACAGGGGAGACGACCTACCGCCTATCTCAACGCGCAGAGCATGTCTTCGACGGGGTCTCCTCCGCGACAACGCGCTCGCGGCCCATCATTAACACCCGTGATGAGCCACTGTCAGACTCCTCTCTTTACCGAAGGATGCACGTCATCGTCGGAGATTCGTCGATGGCCGAACCTACCACTGCGCTGAAGCTAGGTTCCACCCTCCTTATGCTGGAGATGCTGGAAGAAGGCGTTAACGTCCCCAACTTCTACCCACAAGACCCGATTGAGGCCATCCGTATCGTCTCCCATGGACTGGACGGGCAGGCAGAATTCTCTCTGAAAGCGGGCGGCACTGCGACAGCACTCCAGGTGCAACAGGTGTTCTGCGATGCTGCCACTCACTATCTGGCCCATCGCCCAACCGATTCACAGACATCACGTTACCTATGGGTGGTCGACCTGTGGGCACGAGTACTCGCTGCGGTGGAATCGGGCGACCTGAGCCCCATTTCCGCTGACATCGACTGGGTCATTAAGAAGACTCTTCTCGACCGGCAAATAGCACGTCATGGCATTGATCTTTCTGATCCCCGCTGCGCCAAACTCGATTTGACCTATCACGACATCCGTCCCGGACGGGGCATCTTCCCGCTGATGGAAGCCCGCGGACTCATAAACAGACTCACGGACCCTGCAGAAGTCGAGAGTGCGCGCAGTATTCCCCCCAGTACGACCCGCGCCAACATGCGAGGACGTTTTATCGCACAGTGCCTTGACTCAGAAACTCCTTTCTCCGCTGACTGGACCCATATTAAGCGACTGTCCTACGACCCGTGCGAGTTGGAACTCAATGATCCTTTCGTGCCTATGACACCCAAAGCTGAGTCCCTTATTTCTAGCATTGGATGA
- a CDS encoding helix-turn-helix transcriptional regulator, whose translation MHTPNVSPLERQLNLVIALLNTPGYLTADEIRQTVAGYSADNGEAGRQMFERDKQALKDLGIPISVKSTDGKGTIPGYRIRKEDYQLAPLSFTSAERTVINLAMQLYTGDGYGELQSGFDKLQHDHDDTHPGLINFASAATEQELTQLTVLSEAAAQQRTVTFHYHTAQALISEEREVEPWGVVADNGHWYCVGFDRKRRAVRVFRLSRLSGDVTVTEAPAQEERPHISVREILRQQLSSVRRYVSARVEVDADASEELVLAADQVTTAPHNRERRHLLFDAVSYQWLRDAVLADAPHATVLEPSELVQDVRTCLERVVQRYQAREATE comes from the coding sequence GTGCATACCCCCAATGTTTCACCGCTAGAACGTCAGCTCAATCTAGTGATCGCGCTTCTCAATACCCCGGGTTATCTCACTGCGGATGAGATTCGCCAAACTGTGGCCGGATACTCTGCAGATAATGGAGAAGCCGGCAGACAAATGTTTGAACGCGATAAGCAAGCTCTCAAAGACCTGGGTATTCCCATCAGCGTGAAAAGCACTGATGGGAAGGGCACTATTCCCGGATATCGCATCCGCAAAGAGGACTACCAACTAGCGCCACTATCCTTCACTTCTGCAGAACGCACCGTCATCAACCTTGCCATGCAGCTCTACACCGGGGATGGCTACGGAGAACTGCAAAGCGGCTTCGACAAACTGCAGCACGACCATGACGACACCCACCCCGGGCTCATCAACTTCGCATCCGCGGCAACCGAGCAAGAACTTACCCAGCTTACTGTCCTCTCTGAGGCAGCAGCGCAACAGAGAACCGTCACCTTCCACTACCACACCGCACAAGCACTCATCTCAGAAGAGCGTGAGGTGGAGCCCTGGGGTGTGGTCGCTGATAACGGCCACTGGTACTGCGTAGGATTCGACCGTAAACGGCGAGCTGTGCGGGTTTTTCGTCTTTCCCGACTGAGCGGGGACGTTACTGTAACCGAAGCTCCAGCTCAGGAAGAACGCCCTCATATTTCCGTACGAGAGATCCTGCGGCAGCAGCTGTCCTCAGTGCGACGCTATGTGTCCGCGCGTGTCGAAGTCGATGCTGACGCCAGTGAAGAGCTGGTACTAGCTGCAGATCAGGTTACTACTGCACCGCACAACCGCGAACGGCGCCATCTCTTGTTCGACGCTGTCAGCTATCAATGGCTGCGGGACGCAGTACTCGCCGACGCTCCACATGCCACCGTGTTGGAGCCTTCAGAGTTGGTACAGGACGTCCGCACCTGTCTCGAGCGAGTTGTCCAACGCTATCAGGCAAGGGAAGCCACCGAATGA